The Thermosynechococcus sp. CL-1 genomic interval CATTCTTGTCTTGGAGCAAGGTCAGATCATTGAAAGTGGCAGCCACGAAGAACTGCTTGCCCGGCCTTCCCGCTATGCCCAGTTCTATACTCAGCAGTACTTCCAAGAGACAGAGTAACCCCTTCTCTAGATGGGGGAGTCCTTTGGCTCTAGCTGTAACTTGAATGGCTATGGGCTGTTTCCTCAACAGCAGGATGTGAAAATAGACGTTGAATTCTTAAATTAGCGAGGACAGCCATGGGTAGCATTATTTCTGTGCATTCTTTTCGTGGTGGCACAGGCAAGTCAAATACAACGGCAAACCTGGGCTGTACCTTGGCAACCTTGGGCTATCGGGTGGCGATCGTGGACACGGATATTCAATCCCCCGGTATCCATGTGCTCTTTGGCCTTGAGTCGGAAGATACGGAACATGCCCTGAATGACTACCTGTGGGGACGCTGTGAAATTACTGATGTGGCGCGGGATGTCAGCCATCTGATTACGGCTCACGGCCAGCAAGCCAAAGGAGCAATCTATCTCATTCCCTCTAGCCTCAAAACCAGTGAAATTACCCGTGTGCTGCGGGAAGGCTACGATGTTGGCTTGCTCAATGATGGTTTTCAGCAGTTGCTCCAAGGGCTGAATCTCGACTTTTTGCTCATTGATACCCACCCAGGGCTGAACGAGGAAACGCTGCTCTCGATTACAGTCTCCGATGCCTTGGTGCTGATTCTGCGCCCCGATCGCCAAGACTTTCAAGGAACAGCGGTCACGGTTGATGTGGCGCGGCAGCTGGATGTGCCAAAAATGGTGATGGTGGTGAACAAAGTCCCCAGCGCCTTTAATAAGGACTCCCTCAAGCAGCAGGTGGAAACGACCTATGGTGTGCCAGTTGCAGGTATCCTACCTGTTTGTGAAGAAATGTTTCAACTGGGGAGCAGCGATATTTTCTGTTTACGCTACCCTGAGCATCCCTACAGTCTCGTTGTCAGGAGTGTTGTGCAGCATCTGTTGGATTAGGGTAGCCTAGGAGTAAGGAGACTGACTGATTTTGATCCTTCTCGAGTGCCACTGCCAGTCACTGCCATTGAGGAACATTGCCAATGATAGACAGTCAAAACGCTAGCAGTGGTTGCGGTGGGGGTCTCAATCCAGCAGATTTACTGGTTTTGCCCGATCGCCAGCGATCGCTATTGACACTGATGATGCGCCAGCCAACGCCCTTCAGCGTGCCAGAATTGGCTGAGCAGTTGCAGTGGTCTGCGGAAGAGGTCAGTGCCACCCTCGCAGAGGTTCGCCAACTCGGCTATGTGACAGTTGAAAACGACACCTACCAAGTCAAACTCGGACGGCGAACCCCGCGCGTGCAACCCAAGCGTCAATCTCCCCGAATTGCGGCGGTTTGGGACAAGCTGGGTTAAGTCTGATCTACTTCCTCAGTTAAACCTCTAATTATATGAGGCAACTCGTGTGGTACGCTTAATTACGCTAAGTTTCGCAGAGGAAAGTCAGGACGAGTGCGCCCAAAAGTTCTTGCTGGCAACTGGAAAATGCACAAAACCCAACAGGAGGCGGTGGCCTTCCTACAGGAGTTCTTAGGGAAATTGGTGGACACCCCCAGCGATCGCGAGGTGGTGCTCTGTGTTCCCTACACCTGTTTAAGTGTATTGTCCAAGAGTCTGCACGGAACGCGGGTGAAGCTGGGTGCCCAAAATGTCCACTGGGCGGATCAAGGGGCGTTTACAGGGGAAATTTCGCCACCGATGCTGGTGGAGTTGGGCGTGCGCTACGTGATTGTTGGCCACAGTGAGCGGCGGCAGTATTTTGGGGAAACGGATACTACGGTCAACCAACGGCTCAAGGCTGCCCAACACTATGGCCTGACCCCCATTCTCTGTGTCGGTGAAACGAAAGCCCAACGGGATGCTGGCGAAACGGAAAACCACATCTTTCAGCAGTTGGCGCTGGACTTGGTGGATGTCGATCAGAGCAATTTGGTGATTGCCTACGAACCCATTTGGGCGATCGGTACGGGCGATACCTGTGAAGAAGCGGAAGCCAACCGTGTCATTGGCCTGATTCGTAGCAAGTTACAAAATCCCGATGTTCCCATTCAGTACGGTGGCTCGGTGAATGCCAACAACATTGATGCGATCATGGCGCAGCCAGAAATTGATGGGGTGCTAGTGGGTGGCGCTAGTTTGCAGCCGGAGAGTTTTGGGCGTATTGTTAATTACAAGCCCCTTTGAACATGACTTTGAGTTCGGCGTCAGTGCCCTAGATCACATCTGATCCAAGAGATCGCGCACTGCCCTCGGCGCAGAAAAACTTAAAGATATCAACATACAGCCCTTTCCCAAGCATGGCATGCACTACCGCTCCAGAGCGCAATGCTGTGTATGCAGCTAAGAAAAGGATCGGAGCGAGTGATTTATTACAACTGTTATCGTTTGCTGGGCGATTTCTTCATTTTCTTTTAGGATCGAAGTAAGGCTGAGCGATGCCGAAAGGAGGCCGACGATGCGCCAACAACTCTTCAGTGCTTTGACAGTTTTAGCTGCTTTTGTTAGTCTCAGCAGTGCTGCTGTGGCACAGCCGATGGCGATCGCTACCCTCACCCCCCCTGAACTTCAGGAACTGCAACGCCTTGTGCCCCGCAGTGCCGAGGACTACTACAACGTGGGATTAATGCACCAAGGTACGGGTGATCTGGCCGCTGCCATTCATGCCTTTAGCCAAGCAATCAGACTCAACCCCAGTGCTGACTACTACTTTGCTCGCGGCCTAGCCTACTATGACCAAGGGGATATGCAGCGGGCGATCGCGGACTTTAGCACTGCGCTGCGCAACGATCCACAGTTTATTGCCGCCTACTACAACCGGGGCATGGCCTATCTTGCCCTGCAAAACTACACAGCGGCGATTGCAGACTTTGATGCTGCCCTAGCGCGGGATCCTCAATTTGTTGCTGCCTACTATAGTCGGGGCATGGCTCACTTCGATAGTGGCAATGTGGAATTGGCGCAACGGGACTATGAGCGTGCTCGCGCTCTCAACCCAGCGATGACAGCCCAGTACTACGATCGCGCCCCCCGTCCCCTCACTGGCGGTCCCTAGTACCTGAAGCCACCGATTGCGGCGATAATAGGGGGATAATGTGCATGATAAGGATGAGCGATCGCGCCTATGCCCAGAACCCCTTCTGAATTTGCGGTGCATTTATTTCTGGATGGCGGTCACCGTGAGGAGGTGCGCTTCCCCACCATTCAAGACTTCCAGAAGTGGTACAGCAACGAGTTAGTGGCCAAAGCAGATTCCAACGACTTTATTTCCGTTCCCATTAAAAACATTCAAGGGGAATACATGGTGGTGCGCCCCTCGAAAGTCTTTGCAATTCGGGTAGAACCCGTGTTTGCCTCTAGTGTGGATCGCTTTGCCTAACGTCTATGGCGGGTTTATTCGCAGGATGGGTTCAGGGGGTCGTGATCCTCGCAACGAGCGCGATCGCCACAGCACCAACGGTTGCTCCCTTAGCGCGCCAAAGCCAACTGCCCCCAACGGTTGCCCTAGATACGGCCCTCTGGCAATCCCCTAGGGAACGAGCACGACTGCTGCAAGCGATTGATCATAGTTTGCGTTACCTGCGCACCGATAAAGCGCGCCGCGACTACGCTGCCTACACTGCTCCCGGTCAACCCGGCGCCGCCCTTGGCCCCAATCTCCATCAGCGAGTGATCCGCTCCCTCGAACGCTTTCGCCATCTGGTACAAACCCGTCGCTCTGCGGCAGAACTGCAAGCATCTGTCAAGCGAGAATTTGTCTTTTATCAATCCATTGGCACCGATGGCCAAGGGCGAGTGGATTTCACGGGCTATTATGCACCGACGTATCGTGCCAGCTTAGTGCCCACCGCAGAATACCGCTATCCCCTATTTCGTCGCCCCCCCAATTTTGAGCAGTGGCGAGAGCCGCACCCAACCCGCTTGGAACTGGAAGGGGCGGATGGTCAGCAGTGGCGCAATGGGCCTTTGCGGGGTCTGGAACTGGTCTATTTGCGCGATCGCCTAGAGGCCTTTCTGGTTCACGTCCAAGGGTCGGCTGAGCTGCAACTGCCCGATGGTCGCCGCTTTACGGTGGGCTATGCCGGTAAGACCAATCACCCCTACACGAGTATTGGCCAAGAACTCATTCGCGATGGCAAAATTCTCCGTGAGGAACTGACGCTACCGCGCCTGATGGCTTACTTTGAGGCCAACCCCGCTGAGTTAGATCGCTACTTGCCCCGCAATGCCAGCTTTGTCTTTTTTGAACACACCCAAGGGCGTCCCCCCACGGGCAGTCTTTCAACCCCGGTGATTCCAGAGCGTTCGATCGCCACCGATAAGTCCCTGATGCCTCCGGGTGCCTTGGCGCTGATCAACACGAAAATTCCCCTCAAAGCCCAAGGCCAATGGCAGCAAACCCCCGTCAGCCGTTTTGTTTTGGATCAGGATACGGGGAGTGCCATTCGCGGGCCGGGTCGTGTCGATATTTTCATGGGCACGGGGGAGGTGGCCAAAGCGCGGGCGGGTCTGATCAATACACCGGGGCAGTTGTACTATTTGCTCCTGCGGGAATAGCTAGGGGTGCAGCGCTACTTTAATCACTTGGCGCGCCTTCATTGCTTGGAGGACGTTTTCAATCTCCGTGAGGGGGGCTTGGCCACTAATCAGTTTCTCGAAGGGCAGTGTACCACTGGCAATCCATTTCAGGGCTTGGCGGACAAAGGTGGGTGTGTTGTGAAAGACCCCCTTGAGGGTGAGTTCTTCGTAGTGCAGGCGTTCGGTATCAACGCGGATCGAAGTTTCGCGGGGGCAGCCACCAAAGAGGTTAATGGTGGCACCGGGGCGACCACAGGCGATCGCTGTTTCCCAGACTTCAGGAACCCCAGTGGCTTCAATGACAATATCGGCACCCCGTCCTTGGGTCCAGTCTTTAACCACAGCAGGAATATCGCTGCACTGGTGATGATTGATGGTCTGCTCTGCCCCGAATGTGCGGGCGATCGCCAGCCGCTGATCGGAACCGCCAAAGGCGAAGACCCGTGCCCCCTCTTGTGCCAGCACACCGACAAACATCAGGCCAATGGCACCATCCCCCAGCACCACAATTTGCGGTGGACTCGGCCAAGTCGCAACCATTGCGGGGTCAAAGCCAGAGCGAGCCACACCGTGGAGGACACAGGCGAGGGGTTCGGTCAGCGCTGCCAAGGCAAAGGAGAGGGACTCCGGAATAGGCAGCAGATTCTGGCGGACAATGCTGGCGGGAATTTTTAGGTACTCGGCAAACGTGCCATTGTTAAACTCCAGATGGGGGCACAGGGAAAAGGCTTGGCGTTGGCAGTAAAAACACTGGCCACAGGGGGCAGAATTATTCGCTACCACGCGATCGCCCACCCGCCATCCCGTCACACCCGCCCCAAGGGCAACAATTTCCCCGGCCGCTTCATGGCCAAAGAGAATCGGTGGGGTTAGCATCCGTGCATGACCGCCGCGCCGCCATACCTTCAAATCGGTACCACAGGTAGTGGCGGCCTGAACACGAATCACCACTTCCCCCGGCCCCGGTATCGGATCGGCGACGCTTTCAATGCGGACATCTTCTTTGCCGTAGAGCACTGCTGCTTTCATTGCACTTCCCCCATCAAGCCAACCATTGCAGGAGGCCACAGAGCAGTCCCAAAAGGGCAACCAACCCATAAAACGTACTCACCACCCGCAGTTCTGACCAGCCACCCAACTCAAAGTGATGGTGTAGAGGGGCCATGCGCAGCAGCCGCTTGCCCACGCCATCGGGACCTTTGGTTGCCTTGTAGTAGAGCACTTGGGCAATGACTGAGAGAGACTCCACAAAGAAAAGACCACTGACAATCAACAGTTCCCAGAGGTGATGACTGGCCAAGCCAATGCCCGCTAGGAGTGCCCCAAGGGCTAGGGAACCCGTATCCCCCATAAACACCCGTGCCGGATGGTGATTGTGCCAAAGGAAGCCGAGACAGGCACCACTCATGACCACTGCCAGAATTTGCAAATCGGGATGGGCGGTCAGAATAATGCCTAAAGCGAGAAGGGCGATCGCTGCCGTGCCACCAGCAAGACCATCGAGACCATCGGTGAGATTGAGGGCATTCCCTTCCGCCATCGGCACAAAAATCGCCAAGGGGATAAAGGCAATCCCTAAAGGCCAAACCCAGCCCCAAGGCGCGGTCACCACCGTTGCCGTTGGATCACTGCCCACCAGCCAAGCACAAAAAAGAGCTGCCCCAATCCCCTCAAGAAGGAGTCGCAGCCGCGCCGATAACCCTTTGTTGGATTTACGCCGCAGAACTTGCCAGTCATCCCACCAGCCAATGGCGGTATAGCAGAGGACAAGGAGGGCGATCGCCCCCACCGTTGCGGATACTTTCCCCTGCGCAACTCCAGTCCACAGGAGGGCTAGACCTAACCCTGTCGGCACAAAAAAAATTCCCCCCATTGTCGGTGTGCCCGATTTTTGCAGGTGAGATTGCGGGCCATCTTCGCGAATAATCTGCCCCGTTTTCAACCGCCGCAACAGGGGCACCACGGCCCTCCCTAGAACTGCAACGATGGCAAAGCTCACCAACCA includes:
- a CDS encoding MinD/ParA family protein, which gives rise to MGSIISVHSFRGGTGKSNTTANLGCTLATLGYRVAIVDTDIQSPGIHVLFGLESEDTEHALNDYLWGRCEITDVARDVSHLITAHGQQAKGAIYLIPSSLKTSEITRVLREGYDVGLLNDGFQQLLQGLNLDFLLIDTHPGLNEETLLSITVSDALVLILRPDRQDFQGTAVTVDVARQLDVPKMVMVVNKVPSAFNKDSLKQQVETTYGVPVAGILPVCEEMFQLGSSDIFCLRYPEHPYSLVVRSVVQHLLD
- the tpiA gene encoding triose-phosphate isomerase, whose translation is MHKTQQEAVAFLQEFLGKLVDTPSDREVVLCVPYTCLSVLSKSLHGTRVKLGAQNVHWADQGAFTGEISPPMLVELGVRYVIVGHSERRQYFGETDTTVNQRLKAAQHYGLTPILCVGETKAQRDAGETENHIFQQLALDLVDVDQSNLVIAYEPIWAIGTGDTCEEAEANRVIGLIRSKLQNPDVPIQYGGSVNANNIDAIMAQPEIDGVLVGGASLQPESFGRIVNYKPL
- a CDS encoding tetratricopeptide repeat protein — its product is MRQQLFSALTVLAAFVSLSSAAVAQPMAIATLTPPELQELQRLVPRSAEDYYNVGLMHQGTGDLAAAIHAFSQAIRLNPSADYYFARGLAYYDQGDMQRAIADFSTALRNDPQFIAAYYNRGMAYLALQNYTAAIADFDAALARDPQFVAAYYSRGMAHFDSGNVELAQRDYERARALNPAMTAQYYDRAPRPLTGGP
- a CDS encoding murein transglycosylase A, whose product is MAGLFAGWVQGVVILATSAIATAPTVAPLARQSQLPPTVALDTALWQSPRERARLLQAIDHSLRYLRTDKARRDYAAYTAPGQPGAALGPNLHQRVIRSLERFRHLVQTRRSAAELQASVKREFVFYQSIGTDGQGRVDFTGYYAPTYRASLVPTAEYRYPLFRRPPNFEQWREPHPTRLELEGADGQQWRNGPLRGLELVYLRDRLEAFLVHVQGSAELQLPDGRRFTVGYAGKTNHPYTSIGQELIRDGKILREELTLPRLMAYFEANPAELDRYLPRNASFVFFEHTQGRPPTGSLSTPVIPERSIATDKSLMPPGALALINTKIPLKAQGQWQQTPVSRFVLDQDTGSAIRGPGRVDIFMGTGEVAKARAGLINTPGQLYYLLLRE
- a CDS encoding zinc-binding dehydrogenase, which encodes MKAAVLYGKEDVRIESVADPIPGPGEVVIRVQAATTCGTDLKVWRRGGHARMLTPPILFGHEAAGEIVALGAGVTGWRVGDRVVANNSAPCGQCFYCQRQAFSLCPHLEFNNGTFAEYLKIPASIVRQNLLPIPESLSFALAALTEPLACVLHGVARSGFDPAMVATWPSPPQIVVLGDGAIGLMFVGVLAQEGARVFAFGGSDQRLAIARTFGAEQTINHHQCSDIPAVVKDWTQGRGADIVIEATGVPEVWETAIACGRPGATINLFGGCPRETSIRVDTERLHYEELTLKGVFHNTPTFVRQALKWIASGTLPFEKLISGQAPLTEIENVLQAMKARQVIKVALHP
- the mraY gene encoding phospho-N-acetylmuramoyl-pentapeptide-transferase; amino-acid sequence: MPSTKTTAAIEPRWLTGQRLFGLLAIGLLMASIAYDTGANHWQQPLQTLTLPWLVSFAIVAVLGRAVVPLLRRLKTGQIIREDGPQSHLQKSGTPTMGGIFFVPTGLGLALLWTGVAQGKVSATVGAIALLVLCYTAIGWWDDWQVLRRKSNKGLSARLRLLLEGIGAALFCAWLVGSDPTATVVTAPWGWVWPLGIAFIPLAIFVPMAEGNALNLTDGLDGLAGGTAAIALLALGIILTAHPDLQILAVVMSGACLGFLWHNHHPARVFMGDTGSLALGALLAGIGLASHHLWELLIVSGLFFVESLSVIAQVLYYKATKGPDGVGKRLLRMAPLHHHFELGGWSELRVVSTFYGLVALLGLLCGLLQWLA